A DNA window from Pseudorasbora parva isolate DD20220531a chromosome 5, ASM2467924v1, whole genome shotgun sequence contains the following coding sequences:
- the sap18 gene encoding histone deacetylase complex subunit SAP18, with protein sequence MAVESRVTQEEIKKEPEKPVDREKTCPLLLRVFTTNNGRHHRMDEFARGNVPSSELQIYTWMDATLKELTSLVKEVYPEARKKGTHFGFAIVYPDPKRQIYRVKEIGNTVSGRKGADDSMTLQSQRFQIGDYLDIAITPPNRAPPLQGRMRPY encoded by the exons ATGGCTGTAGAGTCGAGGGTTACACAAgaggaaataaaaaaagagcCAGAAAAACCAGTGGACAGAGAAAAG ACATGCCCACTTCTGCTGAGAGTGTTCACCACCAATAATGGAAGGCACCATCGCATGGACGAGTTTGCCCGGGGGAATGTACCATCTAGTGAGCTTCAGATTTACACCTG GATGGATGCTACTTTGAAGGAACTGACAAGCCTGGTGAAGGAAGTCTATCCAGAAGCTAGAAAGAAAGGCACACATTTTGGGTTTGCCATTGTTTACCCAGACCCTAAACGACAAATCTACAG GGTTAAAGAGATTGGCAATACGGTTTCAGGACGCAAGGGTGCAGATGACTCCATGACTCTTCAGTCTCAACGCTTTCAGATTGGAGATTACCTTGACATCGCAATTACTCCGCCTAACCGCGCACCACCTCTCCAGGGACGCATGAGACCCTACTGA